In Epinephelus lanceolatus isolate andai-2023 chromosome 16, ASM4190304v1, whole genome shotgun sequence, one DNA window encodes the following:
- the LOC144467391 gene encoding uncharacterized protein LOC144467391, which yields MYLDSNLRAEVLSSILGQIVKPYDKKGCLTTENILSVDDFHLYTITGKRQAYVTERFIDEKNFFDPSYDFDFTNFSDSECLRGDEPYKRPKGWYRMALKVKGKYPDGDTWLGTGGWRSHSVPGEWPVSYHGTTLGGAKGIITAHYKAGSRATYGRGIYSTPDIHVAEEERYAQTFKSKMTGKSYKVILQNRINPVKREICRQFNYWLIPVHKRVSAEEEKQIAESSIRPYGILIKEISDNNESNHNGTGSLKDRWRSRSISGRWPVPY from the exons ATGTATTTGGACTCAAATTTGAGAGCTGAAGTTTTGTCTTCAATTCTTGGACAAATCGTTAAACCCTATGACAAGAAAGGATGTCTGAcaacagaaaatattttgtCTGTTGATGACTTTCATCTCTACACCATCACTGGGAAACGACAGGCTTATGTGACTGAACGTTTCATTGATGAGAAAAATTTCTTTGACCCAAGTTATGACTTCGACTTCACCAATTTCTCTGACTCTGAGTGCCTGAGAGGTGATGAGCCTTATAAGCGCCCAAAAGGTTGGTACCGCATGGCCTTGAAGGTAAAAGGTAAATATCCAGATGGAGACACCTGGTTGGGCACAGGTGGATGGAGGAGTCACTCTGTACCTGGAGAATGGCCTGTTTCCTACCATGGAACAACCTTAGGTGGAGCCAAAGGCATCATCACCGCTCACTACAAAGCAGGCAGTAGAGCTACGTATGGAAGAGGAATCTACTCAACACCAGACATACATGTTGCTGAGGAAGAGCGCTATGCCCAAACCTTCAAATCGAAGATGACGGGGAAAAGTTACAAAGTGATCCTGCAAAATCGAATCAATCCTGTTAAGAGAGAGATTTGCCGACAATTTAACTACTGGCTCATTCCTGTTCACAAAAGAGTGTCTGCTGAGGAGGAGAAACAGATAGCAGAGAGCTCGATTCGACCTTATGGCATCCTGATTAAGGAAATAAGTGACAACAATGAAAGCAATCACAATGGAACTGGATCACTTAAAG acagatggaggagTCGCTCTATATCTGGAAGGTGGCCTGTGCCCTACTGA